In Gracilimonas sp., a single window of DNA contains:
- a CDS encoding glycosyltransferase family 4 protein: protein MKILVLSSLSKSLINFRGPLIQSFVDKGHEVIAAGPDYNAYVNDVLSRMGVQYEIYHLQRTGTNLLSDIKSYNSLKKLINKVQPDLVLSYTIKPVIYGSYAAKRLKVPKIYSMITGLGNAFNNTTSLKSSYLSCITEFLYKASLKNTDGVIFQNPDDRDVFVEKDIIQKGKAFRIYGSGVDIDEFAFSEPVFNPVTFLFIGRLLKEKGINDFIEAARIIRKKYSDTRFLVVGGLDNNPTSYSISDFKEFHDSGLIEFIGRVKDVKPYIKQSSIFVLPSYYGEGTPRTGLEAMSMGRPLIMTDSVGCRETVKDGLNGFLVPIKNPNKIAQAMEKFIIDPNLITHMSKESRRFAEEVYDVSKVNKEICKILGL from the coding sequence AAAATCTTAGTTCTCTCAAGTTTATCAAAATCACTAATAAATTTCCGTGGACCACTCATTCAATCCTTCGTTGATAAAGGGCATGAAGTAATTGCAGCCGGTCCGGATTATAATGCATATGTCAATGACGTACTTTCAAGGATGGGAGTTCAATATGAAATCTATCATCTCCAAAGAACTGGTACAAACCTGTTAAGTGATATCAAGAGCTACAATTCTCTAAAAAAATTGATTAATAAAGTTCAACCGGATCTGGTTCTATCTTATACCATAAAGCCGGTTATATATGGAAGTTATGCGGCGAAACGATTGAAAGTGCCAAAAATATATTCGATGATTACTGGTCTAGGTAATGCATTTAATAACACTACGTCCTTAAAATCAAGCTATTTATCATGTATAACAGAGTTCTTGTACAAAGCATCCTTAAAAAATACTGATGGTGTAATTTTTCAAAATCCTGATGATAGAGATGTTTTTGTAGAAAAAGATATCATTCAAAAGGGTAAGGCATTTAGAATTTATGGTTCCGGTGTCGATATAGACGAGTTTGCTTTTTCTGAACCTGTTTTTAATCCTGTTACTTTTTTGTTTATTGGGCGCCTTTTAAAGGAAAAAGGTATTAATGACTTTATAGAAGCAGCAAGGATAATTAGAAAAAAATATTCAGATACAAGATTTTTGGTCGTTGGTGGGTTAGATAATAATCCAACTTCTTATTCAATTTCTGACTTTAAAGAATTTCATGATTCAGGATTAATTGAATTTATTGGTCGAGTAAAAGATGTTAAACCATATATAAAACAATCGTCTATATTTGTTTTACCATCCTATTATGGAGAAGGTACTCCTCGTACAGGTTTAGAAGCCATGTCAATGGGAAGACCACTTATTATGACAGATTCTGTAGGGTGTAGAGAAACTGTTAAAGATGGTTTAAACGGTTTTTTAGTACCAATTAAAAATCCCAATAAAATTGCTCAAGCCATGGAGAAATTTATTATTGACCCTAACTTAATTACGCATATGAGTAAGGAAAGTAGACGTTTTGCCGAAGAAGTATACGATGTAAGTAAAGTGAATAAAGAAATTTGCAAAATTTTAGGTCTTTAA
- a CDS encoding sugar transferase → MLKRFFDFTASITGLILVSPLFLLLMILVRIKMGIPVFFTQVRPGKNGKPFKMYKFRSMTNETDEEGNLLPNELRLLKFGKFLRSTSLDELPELINVIKGDMSLVGPRPLKMDYLKLYTQEQRRRHEVRPGVTGWAQVNGRNSISFTERFKMDVWYVDNQSLWLDIKILFRTLFKVFKRENINPDQGVQKKPFDGTN, encoded by the coding sequence ATGCTTAAAAGGTTCTTTGATTTTACGGCATCAATTACGGGTTTAATACTAGTATCTCCATTGTTTTTACTTTTAATGATACTTGTCCGAATAAAAATGGGAATCCCGGTTTTCTTTACTCAAGTTCGTCCGGGAAAAAATGGAAAACCATTTAAAATGTATAAGTTTAGAAGTATGACAAATGAGACTGATGAGGAAGGAAATTTGCTACCAAACGAATTACGACTTTTGAAGTTTGGAAAGTTTCTACGGTCGACAAGTTTGGATGAGCTGCCTGAGCTTATTAATGTGATTAAAGGTGATATGAGTCTAGTTGGTCCCAGGCCACTTAAGATGGATTATTTGAAATTGTATACTCAGGAGCAAAGAAGGAGGCATGAAGTCAGGCCAGGAGTTACAGGCTGGGCTCAGGTAAACGGTCGAAATTCAATTTCATTTACAGAGCGATTTAAAATGGATGTTTGGTATGTGGATAATCAATCTTTATGGTTAGACATTAAAATATTATTTAGGACATTATTTAAGGTATTCAAAAGAGAAAATATTAATCCAGATCAAGGAGTGCAGAAAAAACCCTTTGATGGGACAAATTGA
- a CDS encoding sulfotransferase produces the protein MRKDQEVSDKYKKNQDFELALSLMNKKLHESEQELIAKLPESYPTIHIIGAPRSGTTLAVQQLAEGLKVGYINNLIAAFWKAPLFGIHLSKQLLKDEYHSSFKSTYGRTSGIQEPHEFGYFWNYHLKYDEFYQQDSNHEAKIDWDYLTTLIKNMCEVYDRPILFKSFLYGFHALKAQKILQKTCFIYIRRDLMDNALSILKMRKKYLGDSNEWASIKPKQFDILQERNIYQQIIGQILFLEYEYINQLKELPKKNRLIINYEDMCDNPSEFINNVHSLLKPHYKGLKQSEILSENEIQRKAYDDQGENVENFEKAIKSLIHEFPKLKVLTEARKDKAQSIL, from the coding sequence ATGAGGAAAGATCAGGAAGTCAGTGATAAATACAAGAAGAATCAAGATTTTGAACTTGCCTTATCGTTGATGAATAAAAAATTACATGAATCAGAGCAAGAATTAATTGCAAAATTACCTGAGAGTTACCCTACAATTCATATAATTGGCGCACCCCGTTCTGGGACAACACTTGCTGTTCAGCAATTGGCTGAAGGACTCAAAGTCGGATATATAAATAATTTGATAGCTGCATTTTGGAAAGCCCCATTATTTGGTATTCACCTATCCAAGCAATTATTAAAGGATGAATATCATTCTAGTTTTAAGTCAACCTATGGACGTACAAGCGGGATACAAGAACCACATGAGTTTGGATATTTCTGGAACTATCATTTAAAGTATGATGAATTTTATCAGCAAGATAGTAATCATGAAGCAAAAATAGATTGGGATTATTTGACTACATTGATAAAAAATATGTGTGAGGTGTATGACCGTCCGATATTGTTCAAATCTTTCTTATATGGCTTTCATGCACTTAAAGCTCAAAAAATATTACAGAAAACATGTTTTATTTACATTCGCAGAGACTTAATGGATAACGCCCTTTCCATTTTAAAAATGAGAAAAAAATATCTTGGTGATAGCAATGAATGGGCTTCCATTAAACCGAAACAGTTTGATATCCTGCAGGAAAGAAATATTTATCAGCAAATTATTGGGCAGATACTGTTCTTGGAATATGAGTACATAAATCAGCTAAAAGAGCTTCCCAAAAAAAACCGATTGATTATTAATTATGAAGATATGTGTGATAATCCCAGTGAGTTTATTAATAATGTCCATTCATTGTTGAAACCACATTACAAAGGATTAAAGCAAAGCGAAATTCTATCAGAAAATGAAATACAACGAAAAGCATATGACGATCAAGGAGAAAATGTAGAAAATTTTGAAAAGGCAATTAAATCTTTAATACATGAATTCCCAAAGCTAAAAGTATTAACCGAAGCAAGAAAAGATAAGGCACAATCAATTTTATGA
- a CDS encoding peptidoglycan bridge formation glycyltransferase FemA/FemB family protein translates to MKSNFLMPDDDQWNNILNRTNYEFYQHPEFLKLEAELVGGEATAWFAEDADEWILIPLIKRTIPDEITNGKEYYDLVSPYGYPGILHSSYSALNTFLGELKEKGKKAGYISTFIRLNPLLNPYFLHEDEDISHIIHGQVVMIDMNNSYDDLRMNYSSNYRRNLKKLVKSGNKLVWNEWELLDDFIEIYNETMERDEATEYYFFPKEYYLRIKDFIGTENIDLVIVRDKNQRSIAGAIFCKNDHVVQYHLGGTKNEFLNDSPSKMLFDGIIEKYSNEVEFFNLGGGVGNSQDSLFRFKQGFGKEYIKFSTLRIVNDRQRYNNLCADFSKEELYDMSGYFPLYRK, encoded by the coding sequence ATGAAATCAAATTTCCTAATGCCTGATGATGATCAATGGAATAATATTTTAAATCGAACGAATTATGAGTTTTATCAACACCCGGAATTTTTAAAACTCGAGGCTGAGTTGGTTGGAGGAGAAGCTACAGCTTGGTTTGCTGAAGATGCCGATGAATGGATTTTAATTCCTCTTATCAAAAGGACAATTCCGGATGAAATAACAAATGGGAAGGAATACTATGATTTAGTGAGCCCTTATGGCTACCCGGGTATTTTGCACAGTTCCTACAGTGCACTAAATACTTTCCTAGGTGAGTTAAAGGAGAAAGGTAAAAAGGCGGGATATATTTCCACCTTTATAAGATTGAATCCACTATTAAATCCGTATTTTTTACACGAAGATGAAGACATATCCCACATCATTCATGGACAAGTGGTTATGATTGATATGAATAATTCATACGATGATCTAAGAATGAATTATTCATCAAACTATAGACGAAATCTAAAAAAACTAGTCAAGTCTGGTAACAAATTAGTTTGGAATGAATGGGAGTTATTAGATGACTTTATTGAAATTTATAATGAGACCATGGAGAGAGATGAAGCAACTGAATATTATTTCTTTCCTAAAGAATATTATTTAAGAATTAAAGATTTCATTGGTACTGAAAACATCGACTTGGTGATTGTAAGAGATAAAAATCAAAGATCCATAGCGGGGGCAATTTTTTGCAAAAATGATCACGTTGTACAATATCATTTGGGTGGCACAAAAAATGAATTTCTAAATGATTCACCATCTAAAATGCTATTTGATGGTATTATTGAAAAGTATAGTAATGAAGTGGAGTTCTTTAATCTTGGAGGAGGAGTAGGTAATAGCCAAGACTCACTTTTTAGGTTTAAGCAAGGTTTCGGAAAGGAATATATAAAGTTCTCTACTCTACGCATTGTCAATGACAGGCAAAGATACAACAACTTGTGTGCTGATTTCTCAAAAGAAGAACTTTATGATATGAGTGGATATTTTCCACTTTACAGGAAATGA
- a CDS encoding aminotransferase class I/II-fold pyridoxal phosphate-dependent enzyme yields MNKQKIWLSSPHMGGEELEYIHQAFEKNWIAPLGDNVNGFEDDLRNYTGTKAAGVFTSGTASIHLALILLGVEAGDEVLCQSFTFSATANPIRYQGAIPVFIDSEADTWNMDPELLEEAIKERLENSGEDVESNPATIRQTNGSRRTKLPKAILAVHLYGMPAKMDEIRAIGAKYGIPVIEDAAEALGSHINGQKCGSFGKLNVLSFNGNKIITTSGGGALLSDDEELIQKARFLATQARDDAPHYQHSQIGYNYRMSNIVAGVGRGQMKVLDERVAQRRAVHERYFEALGKIWLEGEIQNSKFKILNSSPTGVYFLKEPSGYFSNRWLTTVIINPEETGGVTREDIRLALAEENIEARPLWKPMHLQPVFESFPAYSNGLSEWLFEYGLCLPSGSNMSEEDQARVIKTIRETIA; encoded by the coding sequence ATGAATAAACAAAAAATATGGCTCTCTTCCCCCCACATGGGTGGAGAAGAACTCGAATACATCCACCAAGCCTTCGAAAAAAACTGGATCGCTCCGCTCGGGGATAATGTAAACGGCTTTGAGGATGATCTTAGAAATTACACAGGTACGAAAGCGGCCGGTGTTTTTACGAGCGGCACGGCCTCTATTCATTTGGCCCTTATTTTACTGGGAGTGGAAGCAGGGGATGAGGTACTGTGTCAGTCTTTTACCTTTTCCGCTACGGCGAATCCTATTCGATACCAGGGTGCAATACCGGTATTTATAGATTCAGAAGCAGATACCTGGAATATGGATCCGGAACTTTTAGAAGAGGCTATAAAGGAGCGGTTGGAGAATTCGGGTGAGGATGTTGAATCAAACCCGGCAACGATTCGTCAGACGAACGGCAGTCGTCGGACGAAGCTGCCTAAGGCTATTTTAGCCGTCCATCTCTATGGCATGCCCGCCAAAATGGATGAGATTCGCGCCATCGGAGCGAAATATGGAATTCCGGTGATCGAGGATGCTGCCGAAGCTCTTGGCTCCCATATAAATGGACAAAAATGTGGTTCGTTTGGGAAATTGAATGTGTTGTCGTTCAACGGAAATAAGATCATCACTACCTCCGGCGGCGGTGCATTGCTCAGCGATGACGAAGAATTAATCCAAAAAGCCCGGTTCCTTGCCACACAGGCCCGGGATGATGCCCCTCATTATCAGCACTCGCAAATCGGCTATAATTATCGAATGAGCAATATTGTGGCGGGTGTCGGCCGCGGTCAGATGAAAGTGTTAGATGAGAGGGTGGCCCAGAGGAGAGCGGTGCATGAACGATATTTTGAGGCCTTAGGAAAAATCTGGTTGGAAGGAGAAATTCAAAATTCAAAATTCAAAATTTTAAATTCCTCTCCAACCGGGGTGTATTTCTTAAAAGAACCCTCCGGCTACTTCAGCAACCGCTGGCTAACAACGGTCATCATCAATCCGGAGGAGACAGGAGGAGTTACCCGAGAGGATATTCGATTGGCTTTAGCAGAAGAGAATATTGAAGCGCGGCCTCTTTGGAAGCCGATGCATCTGCAGCCGGTCTTTGAGAGTTTTCCTGCATACTCAAATGGCTTATCGGAGTGGTTGTTCGAATATGGTTTGTGCCTGCCGAGCGGAAGTAATATGAGTGAAGAAGATCAGGCCCGCGTCATCAAAACCATAAGAGAAACTATTGCCTAA
- a CDS encoding nucleoside-diphosphate sugar epimerase/dehydratase, with translation MKDTVFKYKGFFKGVADILTWTSMTVIAFLLRLDGDLTGYFQAIAQATAILFVVKSALAYYMGSYRQSWRNTGYSDLFHIVVMVSILTVPYATIVFAGGTAINVPLSIPIIEFFLSILALVTLRAGTRFFIKYRIPAIRNKQYRRRILIVGAGESGTMVAKEMLKSRDALMHPVAFVDDDLSKRKQKLMGIPVKGTIYEIPAIVRSMRIDEIIIAMPSESGDVIRRVVEKARQTDADYRIIPALYDLLSGKVSISQLRTVDVEDLLRRKPVSLETREIKSYIQNKRILVTGAGGSIGSEIVRQISRFNPKHVILLGRGENSIHQLVREINNEIPELEYCIRICDVRDYDSLETIFENDRPEVVFHAAAHKHVPLMEENPSQAIFNNVMGTRNLVNLSVEHRISHFVNISTDKAVNPTSVMGASKRISEYIVEWGADQAQNGEIFVSVRFGNVLGSRGSVIPIFKDQIRKGGPVTVTHPDMVRYFMTIPEASQLVLQAGALNNNGAVYVLDMGEPVNIEQMARDLIKLSGLEPDVDIKIEHTGIRPGEKLFEELLTAEEGTDMTRHEKIFMARKNGVLDNLEQRLNRLKEIARTGDKETIKEEIYNFVPTYSGYLTREQEQEEETLA, from the coding sequence ATGAAAGATACAGTATTTAAGTACAAGGGTTTTTTTAAAGGGGTAGCAGATATATTAACCTGGACAAGCATGACCGTCATTGCCTTTCTGTTACGATTGGATGGTGATTTAACGGGATACTTTCAGGCCATTGCACAAGCCACAGCCATTCTGTTTGTGGTGAAATCTGCCCTGGCCTATTACATGGGCAGCTACCGGCAGTCGTGGCGCAATACCGGCTACAGCGATTTATTTCATATCGTTGTCATGGTATCCATTCTGACGGTGCCTTATGCCACTATTGTTTTTGCGGGGGGAACCGCAATTAATGTTCCGCTTTCTATCCCAATTATTGAATTTTTCCTCTCTATTCTGGCTTTAGTTACCCTGAGAGCCGGAACACGATTTTTTATCAAATACCGTATCCCGGCCATTCGTAACAAACAGTATAGAAGACGCATTCTGATTGTGGGAGCCGGAGAAAGCGGAACAATGGTGGCCAAGGAAATGCTTAAAAGCCGTGACGCCTTAATGCATCCGGTGGCATTTGTGGATGATGATTTATCCAAGCGCAAACAAAAGCTCATGGGAATTCCGGTGAAGGGGACGATTTATGAGATTCCCGCTATCGTCAGGAGTATGAGAATCGATGAGATTATTATTGCAATGCCTTCGGAATCGGGTGACGTGATTCGACGGGTAGTTGAAAAAGCACGGCAGACGGATGCAGATTATCGCATCATTCCGGCGTTATATGATTTATTGAGCGGGAAAGTTTCCATCAGTCAGCTGAGGACGGTAGATGTAGAGGATTTGCTTCGCAGAAAGCCGGTCAGCCTGGAAACCCGGGAGATCAAGTCCTATATCCAGAACAAACGAATATTGGTAACCGGTGCAGGCGGGTCGATCGGTTCGGAAATTGTACGCCAGATTTCCCGTTTTAATCCAAAACACGTGATTCTTCTGGGCCGGGGTGAGAACAGCATTCACCAGCTGGTCAGGGAAATTAACAATGAAATTCCGGAATTGGAGTATTGCATTCGTATCTGTGATGTCCGGGATTATGATTCACTGGAAACGATTTTTGAAAATGATCGGCCGGAAGTGGTATTCCATGCCGCTGCCCATAAGCATGTGCCTTTGATGGAAGAGAATCCTTCACAGGCTATTTTTAATAATGTAATGGGGACTCGTAACCTCGTAAACCTTTCGGTGGAGCACAGAATTTCCCATTTTGTGAATATTTCCACAGACAAAGCGGTGAACCCGACTTCGGTAATGGGTGCAAGCAAGAGAATTTCCGAGTATATTGTAGAATGGGGAGCAGATCAGGCTCAAAACGGAGAAATTTTTGTATCAGTTCGCTTCGGTAATGTATTGGGTAGCCGTGGCAGTGTGATTCCTATCTTTAAAGATCAAATTCGAAAAGGCGGGCCTGTAACTGTTACGCACCCGGATATGGTTCGGTACTTTATGACCATCCCCGAAGCCTCACAATTGGTGTTGCAAGCCGGGGCCTTGAATAACAATGGAGCCGTTTATGTACTGGATATGGGAGAACCGGTGAATATTGAACAAATGGCTCGCGACCTTATTAAACTGAGCGGACTTGAGCCCGATGTGGATATCAAAATTGAGCATACCGGTATTCGTCCCGGAGAAAAACTCTTCGAAGAACTGCTGACGGCAGAAGAGGGTACCGACATGACCCGCCACGAGAAAATATTCATGGCTCGGAAAAACGGCGTATTGGATAACCTGGAACAGCGGCTTAATCGCCTCAAGGAAATTGCCAGAACCGGAGACAAAGAGACGATTAAAGAAGAAATCTACAACTTTGTACCCACCTATTCCGGCTATTTGACACGGGAACAAGAACAAGAGGAAGAAACACTGGCTTAG
- a CDS encoding nucleotide sugar dehydrogenase — protein MSIRNLLQKIEQKEYKVGVIGLGYVGLPLLWTFHSAGLPVIGFDIDQTKIDKLEKGTPYIKHLGSKMMETLSQSDRCEATTDFSRLHEADAILLCVPTPLDHHREPDMSFVEQTTETVSKYLRKGQLVILESTTWPGTTEELMIPILEKNSGLKAGSDFYVAYSPEREDPGNPNFNTAKIPKVVGGHGAEALELATAMYDTAIVQTVPVTDCKTAEAVKLTENIFRSVNIALVNELKVVYESMGIDVHEVLDAADTKPFGFMKFTPGPGLGGHCIPIDPFYLTWKAREFEKHTRFIELAGEVNTNMPSYVLDRTMLAMNQHKKAMNGSRVLVIGLAYKPDVDDMRESPTFKIFDLLKAVGAEVSYYDPFIPEVLPTREHADWTGQKSIEWNQKTVSDFDAVIISTNHSSIDYAELAEWNDCIIDTRNAMKGVEPKDERHIFKA, from the coding sequence ATGAGTATCAGGAACCTCCTGCAAAAAATTGAACAAAAAGAATATAAAGTCGGGGTCATTGGATTGGGCTACGTCGGCCTGCCATTGTTATGGACTTTTCATTCAGCAGGCCTGCCGGTTATTGGATTTGATATCGATCAAACAAAAATTGACAAGCTGGAAAAGGGCACGCCCTACATCAAACACCTCGGAAGCAAGATGATGGAAACTCTGTCTCAATCCGACCGCTGTGAGGCCACCACCGATTTTTCCCGCCTGCATGAAGCGGATGCTATTTTGTTGTGTGTCCCCACGCCCCTGGACCATCACCGCGAGCCGGATATGAGTTTTGTGGAGCAGACCACGGAGACGGTTTCCAAATATCTGCGGAAAGGGCAGTTGGTGATTTTGGAATCCACCACCTGGCCGGGCACTACGGAGGAGCTGATGATTCCCATCCTGGAGAAGAATTCGGGATTGAAAGCCGGATCGGATTTTTATGTGGCATACAGCCCGGAGCGGGAAGATCCCGGGAACCCGAATTTCAATACGGCGAAGATTCCCAAAGTGGTGGGCGGCCATGGCGCAGAGGCACTGGAACTGGCAACGGCCATGTATGATACCGCCATTGTGCAAACCGTGCCGGTCACCGACTGCAAAACGGCCGAAGCGGTAAAGCTGACGGAGAATATTTTCCGCTCGGTCAACATTGCCCTGGTGAATGAGCTGAAGGTGGTGTATGAGTCTATGGGCATTGACGTGCATGAGGTTTTGGATGCGGCGGATACCAAGCCGTTTGGCTTTATGAAATTCACGCCCGGACCGGGTTTGGGCGGACATTGTATCCCCATCGACCCGTTTTATCTGACCTGGAAAGCCCGTGAGTTTGAGAAGCACACGCGTTTCATTGAGCTGGCCGGTGAGGTAAATACTAACATGCCAAGCTATGTACTGGACCGGACGATGCTGGCCATGAATCAGCATAAGAAGGCGATGAATGGCTCCAGGGTGCTGGTCATAGGCCTCGCCTACAAACCGGATGTGGATGACATGCGGGAGTCCCCCACCTTCAAAATTTTTGATTTGCTTAAGGCAGTGGGGGCCGAGGTTTCGTATTACGATCCCTTTATCCCCGAAGTCCTCCCCACCCGCGAGCATGCCGACTGGACGGGACAAAAGTCCATCGAGTGGAATCAAAAAACCGTGTCCGATTTTGATGCGGTTATCATCTCCACCAACCACTCTTCCATCGACTATGCCGAACTGGCCGAATGGAATGATTGCATCATCGACACCCGCAACGCCATGAAGGGCGTGGAGCCGAAGGATGAGCGGCATATTTTTAAAGCGTGA
- a CDS encoding Gfo/Idh/MocA family oxidoreductase produces the protein MKSITFSVIGFGRIGKRHAKIIHEYEHSSLISVTDVDASQFESAGELGIQAEQYASIHDFLEHDEHKSDVVCVCTPNGFHTEYAVKLLHAGYHVLIEKPMGLTKESCLEVIGAQEATGNRVFVVKQNRYSPPSVWMKEVVEEGRIGDVLMVQVNCYWNRDERYYENSSWRGTKDLDGGALFTQFSHFVDLMYWVFGDIKSPKAMIRNFTHPGLKDFDDSGFAQFEFVNGGLGSINYSTSCWDKNMESSITVIGSKGSFKVGGQYMNEVEYCHIEDYEMPELAETNPPNDYGPFKGSAANHHFVFENVVQTLNGKNEATANAFEGMKVVSIIEQIYEARS, from the coding sequence ATGAAATCCATTACATTTTCAGTCATTGGTTTTGGCAGGATCGGGAAACGACACGCTAAAATAATCCATGAATATGAACACAGCTCCCTGATTTCAGTAACGGATGTGGATGCATCTCAGTTTGAATCGGCCGGGGAATTGGGGATTCAGGCAGAGCAGTATGCCTCCATACATGATTTCCTGGAACATGACGAGCATAAAAGCGACGTGGTTTGTGTCTGTACTCCCAATGGCTTTCACACCGAATATGCCGTGAAGCTGCTCCATGCCGGTTATCATGTACTTATTGAAAAACCGATGGGCTTAACAAAAGAATCTTGCCTGGAAGTGATTGGGGCACAGGAAGCCACCGGCAACCGGGTTTTTGTGGTAAAGCAAAACCGATACAGTCCGCCTTCCGTTTGGATGAAAGAGGTGGTAGAAGAGGGGCGCATCGGAGACGTGCTGATGGTGCAGGTGAACTGCTACTGGAATCGTGACGAACGCTATTATGAAAACAGCAGCTGGCGGGGCACGAAAGACCTGGACGGGGGAGCGCTTTTCACCCAATTCAGTCATTTCGTAGATTTGATGTATTGGGTATTTGGAGATATAAAATCACCCAAAGCGATGATCAGAAATTTCACCCATCCCGGACTTAAAGATTTTGACGATTCCGGTTTTGCCCAGTTTGAATTCGTAAACGGGGGACTGGGGTCCATCAATTATTCCACCTCCTGCTGGGATAAGAATATGGAAAGCAGCATTACGGTGATAGGCTCTAAAGGAAGTTTTAAAGTGGGAGGTCAGTATATGAACGAAGTGGAATACTGCCATATCGAAGACTATGAAATGCCGGAGCTGGCCGAGACCAATCCCCCCAACGATTACGGTCCTTTTAAAGGAAGCGCAGCCAATCATCACTTTGTTTTTGAAAATGTAGTGCAGACGCTGAACGGAAAAAACGAAGCCACAGCCAATGCCTTTGAAGGAATGAAAGTAGTCAGCATCATCGAACAAATATATGAAGCGAGATCTTAA
- a CDS encoding DegT/DnrJ/EryC1/StrS family aminotransferase: MSIPLLDLNRQYDSIKEEIRAAIDEVLESQYFIMGDEVKAFEEEVGRYCGSNFAYGCASGSDALLLALMAIDIRPGDYVITSPFTFFATAGAISRLGAIPVFLDIEKDSYNLDPGQVDLFMRGEHPVYKKLNPDPDKIKAVIPVHLYGQMADMDPLMEIANEHNLVVIEDAAQAIGAEYKGRKAGSIGDIGCFSFFPSKNLGAFGDAGLVTVKNQKTADKVDILRLHGAKPKYHHSLVGINSRLDTIQAAVLSVKLKYLDEWSQRRKVIAHRYNQLFEEAGVAGALSDCSGTCTEMGGAGCSLDPNSLITPKEATGTEASGGKHIYHQYTIRTKKREELAQALSEQNIGHSVYYPISLHEQECFSYLGYQASDCPNSHCATRQVISLPIFPELTDEEIRKVAEVVVEVVRG; this comes from the coding sequence ATGTCTATCCCTTTATTAGATTTAAACCGGCAGTATGATTCCATAAAAGAGGAAATCAGGGCGGCCATCGATGAGGTGCTGGAGAGTCAATACTTTATCATGGGCGATGAGGTGAAAGCCTTTGAGGAGGAGGTAGGCCGATATTGCGGATCCAACTTTGCCTACGGCTGTGCTTCCGGCTCCGATGCCTTGCTGCTGGCGCTTATGGCGATTGATATCCGTCCCGGGGATTATGTGATCACAAGTCCGTTTACCTTTTTTGCTACGGCCGGAGCTATTTCCCGGTTGGGGGCGATTCCGGTGTTCCTGGATATCGAAAAAGATTCTTACAACCTGGATCCCGGTCAGGTGGATTTATTTATGAGGGGAGAACACCCGGTCTATAAAAAACTGAATCCCGATCCTGACAAAATCAAAGCCGTCATCCCGGTTCACCTGTACGGACAAATGGCGGATATGGATCCCCTGATGGAAATTGCCAATGAGCATAACCTGGTGGTGATTGAGGATGCTGCTCAGGCTATCGGGGCGGAGTATAAAGGACGAAAAGCGGGTTCCATAGGCGATATCGGGTGCTTTAGTTTTTTCCCCAGCAAAAACCTGGGCGCTTTTGGAGATGCGGGTTTGGTCACCGTAAAAAATCAAAAAACAGCCGATAAAGTAGATATCCTGCGGCTTCACGGGGCCAAGCCGAAATATCATCACAGTCTGGTAGGGATCAACAGCCGGCTGGATACCATTCAGGCCGCGGTGCTGTCGGTAAAGCTGAAATACCTGGATGAATGGTCGCAACGCCGGAAGGTGATAGCGCATCGCTATAATCAACTTTTTGAGGAAGCTGGGGTGGCCGGAGCACTCAGTGATTGTTCCGGGACTTGTACAGAAATGGGTGGAGCCGGTTGCTCACTGGATCCGAATTCCCTGATCACTCCAAAAGAAGCAACGGGGACGGAGGCATCGGGAGGCAAACATATTTACCATCAATACACCATCCGCACCAAAAAAAGAGAGGAACTGGCGCAGGCATTGAGTGAACAAAATATTGGCCATTCGGTGTATTACCCGATTTCACTTCATGAACAAGAGTGCTTTTCATATTTGGGATACCAGGCTTCCGACTGCCCCAACTCACACTGCGCCACCCGGCAGGTCATTTCCCTCCCCATTTTCCCGGAACTGACGGATGAGGAAATCCGCAAAGTGGCCGAAGTGGTGGTGGAGGTGGTTAGGGGATAG